One window from the genome of Bubalus kerabau isolate K-KA32 ecotype Philippines breed swamp buffalo chromosome 17, PCC_UOA_SB_1v2, whole genome shotgun sequence encodes:
- the LOC129630924 gene encoding cyclic AMP-dependent transcription factor ATF-4, whose protein sequence is MAEMSFLSSEVLGGDFVSPFDQLGLGAEESLGLLDDNLEVAKHFKHHGFSCDKAKTGSSEWLAVDWLVSDNSKEDAFSGTDWMVEKMDLKEFDFDILFSKEDLETMPDELLATLDDTCDLFQPLVQETNKESPQIVNPIGHLPESLPTIDQGAPFTFFQPLPPSPGALSSTPDHSFSLELCSEVVIPEGDSKPDSTTYSAVFPQCIKEEDAPSDNDSGICMSPDSSLGSPQDSPSTSRGSPNRSLLSPGALSGSSRPKPYDPPGEKMVAAKVKGEKLDKKLKKMEQNKTAATRYRQKKRAEQEALTGECKELEKKNEALKEKADSLAKEIQYLKDLLEEVRKAREKKRVP, encoded by the coding sequence ATGGCCGAGATGAGCTTTCTGAGCAGCGAGGTGTTAGGGGGGGACTTCGTGTCCCCCTTCGACCAGTTGGGTTTGGGGGCTGAAGAGAGCCTAGGTCTCCTAGATGACAACCTGGAGGTGGCCAAGCACTTCAAACATCATGGGTTCTCCTGCGACAAGGCTAAGACAGGCTCCTCCGAATGGCTGGCTGTGGATTGGTTGGTCTCAGACAACAGCAAGGAGGATGCTTTCTCCGGGACAGATTggatggtggagaaaatggatttGAAGGAGTTTGATTTTGATATCCTGTTCAGTAAAGAGGACCTGGAAACCATGCCAGATGAGCTCTTGGCCACGTTGGATGACACGTGTGATCTCTTTCAGCCCCTAGTCCAGGAGACTAACAAGGAGTCCCCCCAGATAGTAAACCCAATTGGCCATCTTCCAGAAAGTTTACCAACAATTGACCAGGGTGCccccttcactttctttcaacctcttcccccttccccaggggcccTGTCTTCCACTCCAGATCATTCCTTTAGTTTAGAGCTATGCAGTGAAGTGGTTATCCCTGAAGGAGATAGCAAGCCGGACTCCACCACTTACAGTGCTGTGTTCCCTCAGTGCATAAAAGAGGAGGATGCCCCCTCAGATAATGATAGTGGCATCTGTATGAGCCCTGACTCCTCTCTGGGCTCTCCCCAGGATAGCCCCTCCACCTCCAGGGGCTCTCCAAATAGGAGCCTGCTATCTCCAGGTGCCCTCAGTGGCTCTTCCCGCCCCAAACCCTACGACCCTCCTGGAGAGAAGATGGTAGCAGCAAAAGTCAAGGGTGAGAAGCTAGACAAGAAGCTGAAGAAAATGGAGCAGAACAAGACAGCAGCTACTAGGTACCGCCAGAAGAAAAGGGCAGAACAGGAGGCCCTCACTGGCGAATGTAAAGagctagaaaaaaagaatgaggctCTGAAAGAGAAGGCAGATTCCTTGGCCAAGGAGATCCAGTATCTTAAAGATCTGCTAGAAGAGGTTCGCAAAGCAAGGGAGAAGAAAAGGGTCCCCTAG